The Mustela lutreola isolate mMusLut2 chromosome 3, mMusLut2.pri, whole genome shotgun sequence genome includes a region encoding these proteins:
- the CAPN10 gene encoding calpain-10 isoform X2 — translation MRAPARELFRDADFPASDSSLFSNFSTPLAQFREDITWRRPQEICATPRLFADNPLDGQVKQGLLGDCWLLCACAALQKSQQLLNQVFPPGQPSWRDHTYRGSFTCRIWQFGHWLEVTIDDRLPCLAGRLCFSRCQREDVFWLPLLEKVYAKVYGSYEHLWAGQVADALVDLTGGLAERWSLKDLVRTSGQQDRPGGSEHRTCRQLLNLKDRCLISCSVLSPRAGARELGEFHAFIVSDLRELQGRAGQSLLLLRIQNPWGRRCWQGPWREGCRKESSGWRRRSSSGSLMKSPLASRSRRPATCRASTQRPRVRATGRAGRARAPARGECAVRSPASFLSEDYQAVGLHIWKVEKRRVSLPRVLSTPPVAGTLCHAYDREVHLRCELTPGYYLAVPSTFLKDVPGQFLLRVFSSGRISLSAIKPSAGSPAPGEALPEGEWETVQLRGSWRSGQTAGGSRNFASYPSNPCFPLSVPEGPGPRCVRITLRQHCQDAQCHPIGFHVFQVPVDGGSRSSPGLLLQEPVLSCVPHRYAQEVSRLCHLSAGTYRIVPSTYLPDTEGAFTVTIATRIDRRSIHSQERLGQLLQEASFMAVMKT, via the exons ATGCGGGCGCCAGCCAGGGAGCTCTTTCGGGACGCCGACTTCCCGGCTTCGGACTCCTCGCTTTTCTCCAACTTCTCCACGCCGCTGGCCCAGTTCCGCGAGGACATCACATGGAGGCGGCCGCAG GAAATTTGTGCCACGCCCCGGCTGTTTGCAGATAACCCACTGGACGGACAGGTGAAGCAAGGGCTGCTGGGAGACTGCTGGCTCCTGTGTGCCTGTGCCGCTCTGCAGAAGAGCCAGCAGCTCCTGAACCAG GTCTTCCCTCCAGGACAGCCAAGCTGGCGTGACCACACGTACCGTGGCTCCTTTACTTGTCGAATCTGGCAGTTTGGACACTGGCTGGAGGTGACCATAGATGACCGTCTGCCTTGTCTTGCAgggagactctgcttctcccgGTGCCAGAGAGAGGATGTGTTCTGGCTTCCCCTATTGGAGAAGGTCTATGCCAA GGTCTACGGGTCCTACGagcacctgtgggcagggcaGGTGGCTGATGCCCTGGTGGACCTCACTGGGGGCCTGGCAGAAAGGTGGAGCCTGAAGGACTTGGTCAGAACCAGTGGCCAACAGGACAGGCCTGGCGGCTCAGAGCACAGGACTTGTCGGCAGTTGCTCAACCTCAAGGACCGGTGTCTGATAAGCTGCTCAGTGCTCAGCCCCAGAGCAG GTGCCAGGGAGCTAGGGGAGTTTCATGCCTTCATTGTGTCGGATCTGCGAGAGCTCCAGGGCCGGGCCGGCCAGAGCCTCCTGCTGCTGCGTATTCAGAATCCCTGGGGCCGGCGGTGCTGGCAGGGGCCCTGGAGAGAGGG CTGCAGGAAGGAGAGTtctgggtggaggaggaggagttccTCCGGGAGTTTGATGAAGTCACCGTTGGCTTCCCGATCACGGAGACCGGCTACCTGCAGAGCCTCTACTCAG AGACCCAGGGTGCGTGCCACGGGCCGGGCAGGCCGGGCTCGGGCACCGGCGAGGGGCGAGTGTGCCGTGAGGAGCCCGGCCAGCTTCCTGAGCGAGGACTACCAGGCCGTGGGCCTGCATATCTGGAAG GTGGAGAAGCGGCGGGTCAGCCTGCCCAGGGTCCTGTCCACACCCCCCGTGGCTGGCACCTTGTGCCATGCCTACGACCGGGAGGTCCACCTCCGCTGCGAACTCACACCGGGCTACTACCTGGCTGTGCCCAGCACCTTCCTGAAGGACGTGCCAGGGCAGTTTCTGCTGCGGGTCTTCTCTAGCGGGAGAATCTCCCTCAG TGCCATCAAGCCATCGGCTGGGAGCCCTGCCCCTGGGGAGGCCCTGCCTGAGGGCGAGTGGGAGACAGTACAGCTGCGGGGCTCCTGGAGAAGCGGCCAGACAGCAGGGGGCAGCAGGAACTTTGCCTCCTACCCTAGCAacccctgcttccccctgtcaGTCCCCGAGGGCCCAGGCCCCCGCTGCGTCCGCATCACTCTGCGCCAGCACTGCCAGGACGCCCAGTGCCATCCCATTGGCTTCCACGTCTTCCAG GTTCCGGTGGACGGGGGGAGCCGCAGTTCACCCGGCCTGCTACTTCAGGAGCCTGTGCTGAGCTGTGTGCCGCATCGCTACGCCCAGGAAGTAAGCCGGCTCTGCCACCTGTCGGCAGGGACCTACAGGATCGTGCCCTCCACCTACCTGCCAGACACGGAAGGGGCCTTCACGGTGACCATTGCCACCAGGATAGACAG GCGCTCCATCCACAGCCAGGAGAGGCTGGGGCAGCTCCTCCAGGAG GCCTCCTTCATGGCAGTTATGAAAACCTAA
- the CAPN10 gene encoding calpain-10 isoform X1: MRAPARELFRDADFPASDSSLFSNFSTPLAQFREDITWRRPQEICATPRLFADNPLDGQVKQGLLGDCWLLCACAALQKSQQLLNQVFPPGQPSWRDHTYRGSFTCRIWQFGHWLEVTIDDRLPCLAGRLCFSRCQREDVFWLPLLEKVYAKVYGSYEHLWAGQVADALVDLTGGLAERWSLKDLVRTSGQQDRPGGSEHRTCRQLLNLKDRCLISCSVLSPRAGARELGEFHAFIVSDLRELQGRAGQSLLLLRIQNPWGRRCWQGPWREGGEGWSQVDPADESELLSQLQEGEFWVEEEEFLREFDEVTVGFPITETGYLQSLYSEKALCHTQELPGAWVKGQSAGGCRNNSGFPSNPKYWLRVSEPSEVFVAVLQRPRVRATGRAGRARAPARGECAVRSPASFLSEDYQAVGLHIWKVEKRRVSLPRVLSTPPVAGTLCHAYDREVHLRCELTPGYYLAVPSTFLKDVPGQFLLRVFSSGRISLSAIKPSAGSPAPGEALPEGEWETVQLRGSWRSGQTAGGSRNFASYPSNPCFPLSVPEGPGPRCVRITLRQHCQDAQCHPIGFHVFQVPVDGGSRSSPGLLLQEPVLSCVPHRYAQEVSRLCHLSAGTYRIVPSTYLPDTEGAFTVTIATRIDRRSIHSQERLGQLLQEASFMAVMKT; encoded by the exons ATGCGGGCGCCAGCCAGGGAGCTCTTTCGGGACGCCGACTTCCCGGCTTCGGACTCCTCGCTTTTCTCCAACTTCTCCACGCCGCTGGCCCAGTTCCGCGAGGACATCACATGGAGGCGGCCGCAG GAAATTTGTGCCACGCCCCGGCTGTTTGCAGATAACCCACTGGACGGACAGGTGAAGCAAGGGCTGCTGGGAGACTGCTGGCTCCTGTGTGCCTGTGCCGCTCTGCAGAAGAGCCAGCAGCTCCTGAACCAG GTCTTCCCTCCAGGACAGCCAAGCTGGCGTGACCACACGTACCGTGGCTCCTTTACTTGTCGAATCTGGCAGTTTGGACACTGGCTGGAGGTGACCATAGATGACCGTCTGCCTTGTCTTGCAgggagactctgcttctcccgGTGCCAGAGAGAGGATGTGTTCTGGCTTCCCCTATTGGAGAAGGTCTATGCCAA GGTCTACGGGTCCTACGagcacctgtgggcagggcaGGTGGCTGATGCCCTGGTGGACCTCACTGGGGGCCTGGCAGAAAGGTGGAGCCTGAAGGACTTGGTCAGAACCAGTGGCCAACAGGACAGGCCTGGCGGCTCAGAGCACAGGACTTGTCGGCAGTTGCTCAACCTCAAGGACCGGTGTCTGATAAGCTGCTCAGTGCTCAGCCCCAGAGCAG GTGCCAGGGAGCTAGGGGAGTTTCATGCCTTCATTGTGTCGGATCTGCGAGAGCTCCAGGGCCGGGCCGGCCAGAGCCTCCTGCTGCTGCGTATTCAGAATCCCTGGGGCCGGCGGTGCTGGCAGGGGCCCTGGAGAGAGGG GGGCGAAGGGTGGAGCCAGGTAGACCCAGCCGATGAGTCCGAGTTGCTGTCCCAGCTGCAGGAAGGAGAGTtctgggtggaggaggaggagttccTCCGGGAGTTTGATGAAGTCACCGTTGGCTTCCCGATCACGGAGACCGGCTACCTGCAGAGCCTCTACTCAG AAAAGGCGCTGTGCCACACTCAGGAACTGCCTGGGGCGTGGGTCAAGGGGCAGTCGGCAGGAGGCTGTCGGAACAACAGCGGCTTTCCCAGCAACCCCAAATACTGGCTGCGGGTCTCAGAACCGAGCGAGGTGTTTGTTGCCGTCCTGCAGAGACCCAGGGTGCGTGCCACGGGCCGGGCAGGCCGGGCTCGGGCACCGGCGAGGGGCGAGTGTGCCGTGAGGAGCCCGGCCAGCTTCCTGAGCGAGGACTACCAGGCCGTGGGCCTGCATATCTGGAAG GTGGAGAAGCGGCGGGTCAGCCTGCCCAGGGTCCTGTCCACACCCCCCGTGGCTGGCACCTTGTGCCATGCCTACGACCGGGAGGTCCACCTCCGCTGCGAACTCACACCGGGCTACTACCTGGCTGTGCCCAGCACCTTCCTGAAGGACGTGCCAGGGCAGTTTCTGCTGCGGGTCTTCTCTAGCGGGAGAATCTCCCTCAG TGCCATCAAGCCATCGGCTGGGAGCCCTGCCCCTGGGGAGGCCCTGCCTGAGGGCGAGTGGGAGACAGTACAGCTGCGGGGCTCCTGGAGAAGCGGCCAGACAGCAGGGGGCAGCAGGAACTTTGCCTCCTACCCTAGCAacccctgcttccccctgtcaGTCCCCGAGGGCCCAGGCCCCCGCTGCGTCCGCATCACTCTGCGCCAGCACTGCCAGGACGCCCAGTGCCATCCCATTGGCTTCCACGTCTTCCAG GTTCCGGTGGACGGGGGGAGCCGCAGTTCACCCGGCCTGCTACTTCAGGAGCCTGTGCTGAGCTGTGTGCCGCATCGCTACGCCCAGGAAGTAAGCCGGCTCTGCCACCTGTCGGCAGGGACCTACAGGATCGTGCCCTCCACCTACCTGCCAGACACGGAAGGGGCCTTCACGGTGACCATTGCCACCAGGATAGACAG GCGCTCCATCCACAGCCAGGAGAGGCTGGGGCAGCTCCTCCAGGAG GCCTCCTTCATGGCAGTTATGAAAACCTAA